One genomic segment of Desulfocapsa sulfexigens DSM 10523 includes these proteins:
- a CDS encoding serine hydrolase domain-containing protein encodes MKKIRIDKINDLFLRALNESVFSGAAMAYSKRVDNGFERFEKYYGLAQFTPFKEKLKNNSFFDLASLTKPLATVLILLALFEKGLLNSETQLQTLFQNCPTDKKNITIKQLMSHCAGFAAHRDYYKELLIIPKKIRKKNLVKRILDENMEYKNGTRYCYSDLGYMLLGFIIENVTGKKIGELAYNLIYKPIELHNDLSFPGFYKKDGYAYVSTEKCLWDKEMLSGTVHDDNCRVLGGQAGHAGLFGTIGGVVGLCEQLLDQWKNRCQHPAYSNDLLKETLKKVENSNWTMGFDTVSEKGSSSGNFFSKESVGHLGFTGTSFWIDPEKDCIVVLLTNRVHYGKYNWKIKEFRPAFHDLLMG; translated from the coding sequence ATGAAAAAAATAAGGATTGATAAAATCAATGATTTGTTCTTAAGAGCCTTGAATGAAAGTGTTTTTTCTGGAGCAGCAATGGCCTATTCAAAACGTGTGGATAATGGCTTTGAACGTTTTGAAAAATATTATGGATTGGCGCAGTTCACACCTTTTAAAGAAAAACTAAAAAATAATAGTTTTTTTGATCTTGCATCACTCACAAAACCGTTGGCAACAGTACTCATACTACTCGCTTTGTTCGAAAAGGGTTTATTGAATTCTGAAACGCAACTTCAAACTCTTTTTCAAAATTGCCCAACAGATAAAAAAAATATTACTATAAAACAACTCATGTCACATTGTGCAGGTTTTGCGGCGCACAGAGACTACTATAAAGAACTGCTTATTATTCCGAAAAAGATAAGAAAAAAAAATCTTGTAAAGAGAATATTAGATGAAAATATGGAATATAAAAATGGAACCAGATATTGTTACAGTGATTTGGGTTATATGCTCCTTGGTTTTATTATTGAAAATGTGACCGGAAAAAAAATAGGTGAGTTAGCATATAACTTAATATATAAGCCTATAGAGCTGCATAATGATCTTTCTTTTCCTGGTTTCTACAAAAAAGATGGTTATGCCTATGTGAGTACTGAAAAGTGTTTATGGGACAAAGAAATGCTTTCTGGAACGGTACACGACGATAATTGTAGAGTTTTAGGGGGGCAGGCAGGTCATGCTGGCCTTTTTGGAACAATTGGAGGGGTTGTAGGTCTGTGTGAGCAACTTCTCGATCAATGGAAGAATAGATGCCAGCATCCAGCCTATTCAAACGATTTACTAAAAGAAACTTTGAAGAAAGTGGAAAATTCTAATTGGACAATGGGGTTTGATACAGTATCGGAGAAAGGATCCAGCAGTGGAAACTTTTTTTCAAAGGAGAGTGTGGGTCATCTTGGTTTTACCGGTACATCATTTTGGATAGATCCTGAAAAAGATTGTATTGTGGTTCTTTTAACGAACCGGGTTCATTATGGTAAGTATAACTGGAAAATTAAAGAATTCAGACCAGCCTTCCATGACTTATTAATGGGGTGA
- the dnaN gene encoding DNA polymerase III subunit beta: MTLNCTVSRSDLMEGLNSLQNITNKRVTLAILSNILIAAEEDGIVLTGTDLEVGLRIKIPAEINGQGILTLPSRKIFEIVRESGSEKITIQETENSWVVISAGLSTYNLAGLASDEFPEFPKFDENNFVSFEAGIFSDLIDKVIFSVANEEENAYSLTNVLFEKEKKDERSYLRMISSDGHRLSIMEKDVVADIDLLTIQEGTLIPKKGVQELKKFCDSRDSVEISFEKEKLIAKDNESVMVIRLKQGEFPQYRAIVNAVQLENKITIERRPFLDSLKRINLFTEDIFHTIQLEIENGKMILSSQNVDLGNAKDIQDIQYDGEPLLLGFNCRYFIETLQVMECDSVDAYINSNNSPCLMKSDRDEGFLSIIMPMQL; encoded by the coding sequence ATGACACTTAATTGCACAGTATCACGATCCGATTTAATGGAAGGTCTGAACAGTCTTCAAAACATAACCAATAAGCGCGTAACCCTTGCCATACTCTCAAATATTCTTATTGCAGCAGAAGAAGATGGGATTGTGCTCACAGGAACTGACCTTGAGGTAGGATTACGTATAAAAATTCCTGCTGAAATTAATGGTCAAGGAATACTCACATTACCTAGTAGAAAAATTTTTGAAATTGTCCGGGAATCCGGATCAGAAAAAATAACTATCCAGGAAACAGAAAATAGCTGGGTTGTTATATCAGCAGGATTAAGCACCTATAACCTTGCAGGTTTAGCAAGTGATGAATTTCCAGAATTTCCGAAATTCGATGAAAATAATTTTGTTTCCTTTGAGGCAGGCATATTTTCAGACCTTATTGATAAAGTTATATTTTCTGTAGCAAACGAAGAGGAGAATGCCTATTCCCTCACCAATGTCCTTTTTGAGAAAGAAAAAAAGGATGAACGATCTTATTTACGAATGATATCATCAGATGGCCATCGTCTTTCCATAATGGAAAAAGATGTGGTTGCTGATATAGATCTTCTTACTATTCAGGAAGGAACATTAATTCCAAAAAAAGGTGTTCAGGAATTAAAAAAATTCTGTGATAGTCGTGATAGTGTTGAAATATCTTTTGAAAAAGAAAAACTTATAGCGAAAGATAATGAATCTGTAATGGTCATTCGTTTAAAACAGGGTGAATTTCCACAATACAGAGCAATTGTCAACGCAGTTCAACTTGAAAATAAAATAACCATAGAAAGAAGACCATTTCTTGATTCTCTGAAACGAATTAATCTCTTTACAGAAGATATATTTCATACAATTCAACTTGAAATTGAAAATGGCAAGATGATTTTGAGTTCGCAGAATGTAGATCTCGGAAACGCTAAAGACATACAGGATATTCAATACGATGGTGAACCTTTGCTTTTGGGCTTTAATTGTCGTTATTTTATAGAAACTCTTCAGGTTATGGAATGTGATAGTGTGGATGCATACATTAATTCTAATAATAGTCCCTGTCTTATGAAATCAGACAGGGATGAAGGATTTTTAAGTATTATAATGCCCATGCAGTTATAG
- the gyrB gene encoding DNA topoisomerase (ATP-hydrolyzing) subunit B translates to MTEENKDYGAEQIKVLDGLEAVRKRPSMYIGNTAETGLHHLIWEVVDNSIDEALAGHCGRIYVTIHQDNSVTVEDDGRGIPVAHHPTENMSALELVMTTLHAGGKFDHSSYKVSGGLHGVGVSVVNALSVKAVAKIKRDGKIHRQEYSYGERIGDLEVIGTTDKTGTSITFQPDPDIFKETVVYNYETVNTRLRELAFLNKNVRIYLKDERTGAEDKFHAEGGISEYVEYLNRKRTPINAVPIFISGEKDNVEVEIAFQYFDGYSERLFSFVNNINTREGGTHVSGFRRSLTKCINRYASDDIVPKNMKEKMGGDDVREGLTCVISVRVPDPQFEGQTKTKLGNSEVTSIVDSICTDKLTLFLEQNPQEAKKILTKAVEAARAREAAKRARELSRKKGSTALFMAGKLAECQEKDPAKREIFIVEGDSAGGSAKQGRDRSIQAILPLRGKIMNVEKARFEKILGSEEIKQLIGALGCGIGREEFDKEKLRYHKIIIMTDADVDGAHIRTLLLTFFYRQMLPLVEGGFIYIGQPPLYRLGRGKKEQYFLEEEDLNAHLFNEASQILKIKAQNGADEFIENENLINILKKLSVFNQVVIYLGRMNIWEDLLYYLLDQDVHSADQFSDEEFVKNIINGLSPEKHIIGNIRPCRWRPSCYEVDIAIKGQAQIMMTLGPQLPLINEFRTALGLFNDIKSLLRCPFTVLRGVQGSDDKEISVKNWSEMIKTVRNETFKGSHLQRYKGLGEMNPEQLWDTTMNPQNRSLVKVTIGDAEQADDIFTTLMGDKVEPRREFIQNHALEVSDLDI, encoded by the coding sequence GTGACTGAAGAAAACAAAGATTACGGTGCTGAACAAATTAAAGTTCTTGATGGTCTGGAAGCTGTTCGAAAAAGACCTTCAATGTATATTGGTAATACGGCTGAAACAGGTCTCCATCATCTAATATGGGAAGTTGTAGATAATAGTATTGATGAGGCCCTTGCAGGCCATTGTGGACGTATTTACGTAACCATCCATCAGGATAACAGTGTAACAGTTGAAGACGATGGTCGTGGAATTCCTGTAGCTCATCATCCTACTGAGAATATGTCTGCACTGGAACTGGTTATGACCACACTCCATGCAGGAGGAAAGTTTGATCATTCCAGTTATAAGGTTTCTGGTGGACTTCATGGTGTAGGTGTTTCTGTCGTAAATGCACTTTCTGTTAAAGCAGTGGCAAAAATTAAACGTGATGGAAAAATCCATCGTCAGGAATACAGTTATGGTGAACGCATAGGTGACCTCGAAGTTATTGGTACAACAGATAAAACTGGAACTTCTATTACTTTTCAGCCAGATCCTGATATTTTTAAAGAAACTGTTGTTTATAATTATGAAACGGTAAATACCCGTCTTCGGGAACTTGCTTTTCTGAATAAAAATGTTCGTATATATCTTAAAGATGAACGTACCGGCGCTGAGGATAAGTTTCATGCTGAAGGCGGTATAAGTGAATATGTTGAATATCTGAACAGAAAACGAACCCCTATAAATGCTGTCCCCATTTTCATATCCGGCGAAAAAGACAATGTGGAGGTTGAAATAGCTTTTCAGTATTTTGATGGCTACTCAGAGCGCCTTTTTTCTTTTGTAAATAATATAAATACCCGAGAAGGTGGAACACACGTTTCCGGTTTTAGAAGATCACTTACTAAATGTATAAATCGTTATGCAAGTGATGATATCGTCCCAAAAAACATGAAAGAAAAGATGGGTGGCGATGATGTTCGAGAAGGCTTAACTTGTGTTATTTCCGTCCGAGTGCCGGATCCACAGTTTGAAGGACAGACCAAAACGAAATTAGGTAATTCCGAAGTAACTTCTATCGTAGATTCAATCTGCACAGATAAACTCACTCTTTTTCTCGAACAAAACCCACAGGAAGCAAAAAAAATTCTCACAAAGGCTGTAGAAGCTGCACGAGCCAGAGAAGCGGCAAAAAGAGCAAGAGAACTTTCCCGGAAAAAAGGATCAACCGCTCTTTTTATGGCAGGAAAACTTGCAGAGTGTCAGGAAAAAGATCCAGCAAAGCGTGAAATATTTATAGTAGAGGGAGATTCAGCTGGGGGTTCTGCAAAACAGGGGCGTGACAGATCCATTCAAGCCATTCTTCCTCTTCGTGGCAAAATTATGAATGTTGAAAAGGCGCGATTTGAAAAGATTCTTGGTTCTGAAGAGATAAAACAACTTATTGGAGCCCTTGGTTGCGGCATTGGTAGGGAAGAATTTGATAAAGAAAAACTTCGTTATCATAAGATAATAATTATGACGGATGCTGATGTAGATGGAGCACATATTCGTACCCTTCTACTTACCTTCTTTTACAGACAAATGCTGCCGCTCGTTGAAGGCGGATTTATCTATATTGGGCAACCACCTCTTTATCGTTTAGGGCGTGGGAAAAAAGAACAGTATTTTCTTGAGGAGGAAGACCTCAACGCTCATCTCTTCAATGAAGCCAGTCAAATTTTAAAAATTAAGGCTCAAAATGGAGCTGACGAATTTATTGAGAACGAAAATCTTATTAACATACTGAAGAAACTTTCAGTTTTTAATCAGGTAGTAATCTATCTGGGTAGAATGAATATATGGGAAGACCTCCTTTATTATCTTCTAGATCAGGATGTACATTCCGCTGATCAGTTCAGTGATGAAGAATTTGTTAAAAATATTATAAATGGACTCTCTCCTGAAAAACACATAATAGGTAACATTCGTCCGTGCCGCTGGCGACCAAGTTGTTACGAGGTTGATATTGCTATTAAAGGTCAGGCACAGATTATGATGACCCTGGGGCCACAACTCCCTCTTATTAATGAATTTCGTACGGCTCTTGGCCTTTTTAATGATATTAAATCTTTACTTCGTTGTCCTTTTACAGTGTTAAGAGGTGTTCAGGGTTCTGATGATAAAGAAATATCAGTTAAAAACTGGAGTGAAATGATAAAGACTGTTCGTAATGAAACCTTTAAAGGAAGTCATCTACAGCGATACAAAGGTTTAGGTGAAATGAATCCTGAACAGCTCTGGGATACCACAATGAATCCCCAGAATAGAAGTTTAGTCAAAGTAACTATTGGAGATGCAGAACAGGCTGATGATATTTTCACCACCCTCATGGGAGACAAGGTGGAACCACGCAGAGAATTTATTCAAAATCATGCTTTAGAAGTTTCCGACCTGGATATCTGA
- the gyrA gene encoding DNA gyrase subunit A: protein MTTEEQEIHPTISIEREMRKSYLDYAMSVIIGRALPDVRDGLKPVHRRALFAMRELSVFFNRPYVKSARIVGDVIGKYHPHGDTAAYDTIVRMAQDFSMRYPLVDGQGNFGSMDGDSPAAMRYTEARMTKIDRDIVSDLEKDTVDFGPNYDNSMTEPLVMPSKIPNLLVNGSSGIAVGMATNIPPHNLTEVMNGLIAMIDNSNITVHELIEIITGPDFPKGAFICGRAGIREAYETGRGSILMRSRTHVETIKGSKREAIIVTEIPFQQNKATLVSKIALLVKEKKINAIAEVRDESDRHGERIVIELKKDEIADVVINQLYKMTPLQRSFGIIFLAIVNNKPEVLNLKQILEYFILHRKVIVYRRTAFELRKAEEKAHLLEGLKIAITNLDEVVELIKSSDNPAAAKAELIGRFNLSDIQSQSILDMRLQRLTGLERDKIIQDYKDIIAEINRLQEILGDENLVMKIIRDEFIEIRDTYGDERRTEIIDAVDEILPEDMITQEDMAVTVTHTGYIKRNPVSIYRSQKRGGKGVLGVKNIEEDFVSNLYVASTHDTFLFFTNHGKIFWRKVYQLPLAGRTARGKAIVNLLNLAEDEKVAAILPVADLQNEKITKTILMVTRLGRVKKTSLEEFIKPLKRGKKALTINEDDEIISAHILTGDDTIFLFSKYGSSIHFHESDVRTMGRTAAGVRGIRLKENDYVVGSIVIDSDSSILTVTENGYGKRSPVADYRIQKRGGLGIMAIKTSERNGYVVGAMQVDDDSEVMLIADSGKMIRMPMSNVRVIGRTTQGVGLINLADDERVVAMDLVAPEEESDDESEGEFQELQRSDE from the coding sequence ATGACAACTGAAGAACAAGAAATTCATCCAACAATCTCCATTGAAAGGGAGATGAGAAAATCCTATCTCGATTATGCTATGAGCGTCATAATTGGTAGAGCTCTGCCAGATGTTCGTGACGGTCTAAAACCAGTTCATCGTCGGGCTCTTTTTGCCATGCGAGAACTCTCTGTTTTTTTTAACAGACCCTATGTTAAATCGGCTCGTATAGTCGGTGATGTTATAGGTAAGTATCATCCTCATGGTGATACGGCCGCCTATGATACCATTGTTCGAATGGCTCAGGATTTCTCCATGCGTTACCCGCTGGTTGACGGTCAGGGTAACTTCGGATCTATGGATGGTGATTCTCCTGCAGCTATGCGTTATACCGAAGCAAGAATGACAAAAATTGACAGAGATATAGTAAGTGATCTTGAAAAGGATACTGTCGATTTTGGTCCTAACTATGATAACTCCATGACTGAACCATTGGTTATGCCAAGTAAAATTCCAAATTTGCTGGTCAATGGATCGTCAGGTATTGCCGTTGGAATGGCCACCAACATTCCGCCCCACAATCTCACTGAAGTTATGAATGGCTTAATTGCCATGATTGATAATTCTAACATCACAGTCCATGAGCTTATTGAAATAATAACCGGTCCCGATTTCCCCAAAGGTGCTTTTATATGTGGGCGCGCTGGAATCCGTGAGGCTTATGAGACGGGACGTGGCAGTATACTTATGCGTTCACGTACTCATGTTGAAACAATTAAGGGGAGTAAAAGGGAAGCAATTATTGTAACGGAAATTCCCTTTCAACAAAACAAGGCAACCCTAGTTTCCAAGATAGCTCTTCTTGTAAAAGAAAAGAAAATAAATGCAATAGCTGAAGTTCGTGACGAATCTGACAGGCATGGTGAAAGAATAGTAATTGAATTGAAAAAAGATGAAATCGCTGATGTTGTAATTAATCAGTTATATAAAATGACACCTTTACAGCGATCCTTTGGTATTATCTTTCTGGCAATTGTTAATAACAAACCTGAGGTTTTAAATCTAAAACAAATTCTCGAATATTTTATTCTTCATCGTAAAGTTATTGTTTATCGCCGTACAGCCTTTGAATTAAGAAAAGCAGAAGAAAAGGCACATCTTTTAGAAGGTCTTAAAATTGCCATTACCAATTTGGATGAGGTTGTAGAATTAATTAAATCTTCTGATAATCCAGCTGCTGCAAAAGCCGAATTGATAGGCCGCTTTAATCTCTCTGATATTCAATCTCAGTCTATTCTTGATATGAGACTACAGCGTCTTACCGGTCTTGAGCGTGATAAAATTATTCAGGATTACAAAGATATCATTGCAGAGATAAATAGATTACAGGAAATCCTTGGTGATGAAAACCTGGTAATGAAGATAATCCGTGATGAATTTATCGAAATTAGAGATACCTATGGAGATGAGAGACGCACTGAAATAATAGATGCTGTTGATGAAATTCTCCCTGAAGATATGATAACTCAGGAGGATATGGCGGTTACCGTTACCCACACAGGTTATATTAAGCGTAATCCTGTGAGTATATACAGATCCCAAAAGCGTGGCGGAAAAGGAGTTTTGGGTGTGAAAAACATTGAGGAAGATTTTGTTTCTAACCTTTATGTTGCTTCAACCCATGATACATTCCTCTTTTTCACCAATCATGGAAAAATATTCTGGCGAAAAGTTTATCAGCTTCCGTTAGCCGGACGCACTGCACGAGGGAAAGCTATTGTCAATCTTCTTAATCTTGCAGAGGATGAGAAGGTTGCTGCCATTCTACCTGTTGCTGATCTTCAGAATGAAAAAATAACTAAAACTATACTCATGGTAACCCGTCTTGGACGCGTTAAAAAAACCAGCCTTGAGGAATTTATTAAACCACTCAAGCGCGGTAAAAAAGCACTTACTATTAATGAAGATGATGAGATTATCTCTGCCCATATCCTTACGGGCGACGATACCATTTTTCTTTTTTCCAAATACGGTTCTTCTATCCACTTTCATGAAAGTGATGTCCGAACCATGGGTAGAACAGCTGCAGGAGTTCGTGGTATTCGGTTAAAAGAAAATGATTATGTTGTTGGATCTATCGTAATTGATTCCGATTCTTCTATTCTCACAGTAACTGAAAATGGTTATGGAAAAAGAAGTCCCGTTGCCGACTATCGTATTCAAAAACGCGGTGGACTGGGTATTATGGCCATTAAAACTAGTGAACGAAATGGCTACGTTGTCGGTGCCATGCAGGTAGATGATGACTCAGAGGTCATGTTGATAGCTGATTCTGGGAAAATGATTCGAATGCCGATGAGCAATGTGAGGGTTATTGGTAGAACAACTCAGGGTGTAGGACTTATCAATCTTGCAGATGATGAACGGGTTGTTGCAATGGATCTTGTAGCTCCTGAAGAAGAATCTGATGATGAAAGTGAAGGTGAATTTCAAGAATTACAGCGTTCAGATGAATAA